From one Calypte anna isolate BGI_N300 chromosome 11, bCalAnn1_v1.p, whole genome shotgun sequence genomic stretch:
- the LOC103526522 gene encoding cytochrome b-c1 complex subunit Rieske, mitochondrial produces the protein MLSVAARSGPFAPYLSAAAHAVPGPLKPLAPAVARRAEKVPLDLKRPLLCRESMSGRSARGGLVASASLNAPASVRCVHNDVTVPDFSAYRRQDVQDATTSSQSSSEARKGFSYLVTATTCVATAYAAKNAVTQFISSLSASADVLALSKIEIKLSDIPEGKNMAFKWRGKPLFVRHRTQAEIKQEAEVDVSKLRDPQHDLERVKKPEWVILVGVCTHLGCVPIANSGDFGGYYCPCHGSHYDASGRIRKGPAPLNLEVPTYQFIGDDVVVVG, from the exons ATGTTGTCTGTGGCCGCCCGCTCCGGGCCCTTCGCGCCTTACCTCTCGGCCGCGGCGCACGCCGTGCCCGGGCCGCTGAAGCCGCTGGCGCCAGCGGTAGCGCGTCGGGCCGAGAAGGTTCCGCTGGACCTGAAGCGGCCTCTGCTCTGCCGGGAGTCGATGAGCGGCCGGTCGGCCCGGGGGGGCCTCGTCGCCAGCGCCAGCCTTAACG CACCTGCCAGCGTTCGTTGTGTCCATAATGATGTCACTGTACCTGACTTTTCTGCCTATCGTCGTCAAGACGTGCAAGATGCCACCACCTCCTCtcaaagcagcagtgaagcTAGAAAAGGGTTTTCCTACCTGGTGACTGCAACAACATGTGTAGCAACTGCATATGCTGCTAAGAATGCTGTCACCCAGTTTATTTCCAGCCTGAGTGCCTCTGCTGATGTGCTGGCATTGTCAAAGATCGAGATCAAGTTATCTGACATTCCAGAAGGCAAGAACATGGCTTTCAAGTGGAGAGGGAAGCCCCTTTTTGTTCGTCACAGAACCCAGGCAGAGATTAAACAGGAAGCAGAAGTTGATGTGTCTAAACTGAGGGATCCGCAGCATGACTTAGAAAGAGTAAAGAAACCAGAATGGGTGATACTAGTAGGTGTCTGCACTCATCTTGGTTGTGTACCCATTGCTAACTCTGGAGATTTTGGTGGTTATTACTGCCCTTGCCATGGGTCCCATTACGATGCCTCTGGCAGAATCAGAAAGGGTCCTGCCCCCCTTAATCTTGAGGTTCCAACTTATCAGTTTATTGGTGATGATGTAGTGGTTGTTGGCTGA